One region of Oryza glaberrima chromosome 7, OglaRS2, whole genome shotgun sequence genomic DNA includes:
- the LOC127780232 gene encoding probable galacturonosyltransferase 7 isoform X1: protein MKATLLPPPPPAKRRRGPRVAVLALFLCSLLVPLAFLFDRSQSGYVTTDERRRQEVVLPEFHHVEKADGDGTVNGLNQDAPKKTPKVNSGGLQKHKQTDRHTSRISTKPKVLPSPKVDPSEAVKESTQGTREVSKVRKRLDKGTNTDEVENEKACQLEFGSYCLWSREHKVVMKDSIVKRLKDQLFVARSYYPSIAKLEGQEELTVLMKQNIQDHERVLSVSTVDADLPSFINKKMEQMEQTIARAKSCTVDCRNVDRKLRQILDMTEDEAHFHMKQSAFLYNLGAQTLPKSHHCLSMRLTLEYFTSSSLGSNDSSAHKFSAAHGRHYVILSKNILAASVVINSTVNSSKDPKKIIFHILTDAQNFYAMKYWFDKKSYREAAVHVVNYEDIIKEKLTKFNVRHLYLSEEFRVLVRSTEQPAGKTRMEYLSLFSHSHFFIPEIFKDLNKVVVLDDDVVVQRDLSFLWSLDMGDKVNGAIEFCGLRLGQVRNLLGSTTVDTKSCAWMSGINVINLDKWRKHKVTENYLLLLKKFLTKDETSLRAAAFPLSLLSFQHLIYPLDERLILSGLGYDYAIDEDVARSSAALHYNGNMKPWLELGIPSYRRYWKRFLTRDDKFMDECNIIP, encoded by the exons ATGAAGGcgacgctgctgccgccgccgccgccggcgaagaggcGGAGGGGGCCACGCGTGGCCGTGCTGGCGCTCTTCCTCTGCTCGCTGCTCGTTcccctcgccttcctcttcgacCGCTCTCAATCCG GGTACGTCACGACGGATGAGCGGCGCCGACAG GAGGTTGTTTTGCCTGAGTTCCATCACGTGGAGAAGGCGGATGGTGACGGTACTGTCAATGGACTGAATCAG GATGCACCAAAGAAGACGCCCAAAGTTAACAGCGGAGGGCTGCAGAAGCATAAGCAAACTGATCGACACACCTCCCGTATTAGCACTAAACCAAAAG TTCTTCCCTCACCAAAAGTTGACCCATCAGAGGCTGTGAAGGAGTCAACTCAAGGCACAAGA GAGGTTAGCAAAGTTAGAAAGAGACTAGACAAAGGCACAAACACAGATGAAGTGGAAAATGAGAAGGCTTGTCAACTTGAATTTGGTAGCTACTGTCTCTGGTCCAGAGAACACAAAGTAGTCATGAAGGACTCCATTGTGAAAAGGCTAAAAGACCAACTATTTGTGGCACGCTCATATTATCCAAGCATTGCGAAGCTTGAAGGACAGGAGGAACTTACTGTGCTAATGAAGCAAAACATACAAGACCATGAGAGGGTTCTTAGTGTATCGACTGTTGATGCTGATCTACCGTCCTT TATCAACAAGAAGATGGAGCAGATGGAGCAAACAATAGCTAGAGCAAAATCTTGCACTGTAGATTGTCGCAATGTTGACAGGAAACTTCGTCAGATACTTGACATGACTGAGGATGAAGCTCACTTTCATATGAAGCAGAGTGCATTCCTCTACAACCTTGGTGCTCAGACGTTGCCTAAGAGTCATCACTGTCTATCTATGAGGTTGACATTAGAGTATTTCACATCCTCTTCACTGGGTTCAAATGATTCTTCTGCTCACAAATTTAGTGCTGCACATGGTAGGCACTATGTCATACTATCTAAGAACATCCTTGCTGCTTCGGTTGTTATCAACTCAACAGTGAACAGTTCAAAG gacccaaaaaaaatcatttttcatatcTTAACTGATGCTCAAAATTTCTATGCCATGAAATACTGGTTTGACAAAAAGTCATACAGAGAGGCAGCTGTCCATGTCGTGAACTATGAGGATATTATCAAGGAGAAGTTAACAAAGTTTAATGTGCGGCACCTGTATCTGTCCGAGGAGTTCCGTGTTCTTGTTAGGAGTACTGAGCAACCTGCTGGGAAGACAAGAATGGAATACCTATCATTATTTAGTCACTCACATTTCTTCATTCCAGAAATATTTAAGGATCTAAATAAGGTGGTTGtgttggatgatgatgtggttgttcaACGTGATCTTTCTTTCTTGTGGTCTCTTGATATGGGGGACAAGGTAAATGGTGCTATCGAATTTTGTGGTTTAAGACTGGGTCAAGTGAGAAATCTCTTGGGTAGTACAACAGTTGATACCAAGTCATGTGCATGGATGTCTGGAATAAATGTTATAAATTTGGATAAATGGAGGAAGCACAAAGTTACAGAGAACTACCTGCTGCTTCTGAAAAAG TTCTTGACGAAGGATGAGACATCTCTGCGAGCAGCAGCCTTTCCTCTAAGTTTGTTATCTTTCCAACACCTCATTTATCCCCTTGATGAGAGGTTGATTCTATCTGGACTTGGATATGATTATGCAATTGATGAAGACGTTGCACGGAGTTCTGCAGCATTGCACTACAATGGCAATATGAAACCTTGGCTTGAATTAGGTATACCAAGCTACAGGAGATACTGGAAGAGGTTCCTAACTCGAGACGATAAATTCATGGATGAGTGCAACATAATTCCCTGA
- the LOC127779209 gene encoding mediator of RNA polymerase II transcription subunit 33A-like: MVPAGGGGGELERRVMAALKASEARGDQPLVWAVEVARVVAGEGAGLPSADLAGILVSNLCFAHNSPSLWKLVGHAVASRLLCPLHVLALLTPRVLPQRRAQPEAYRLYLELLRSNVTSSFLSMEAGPNRDKITKSIDDALQLSKIYGFSGIDNGQVIIFFMMFVITKLIDCTLEDCGFPSGLTEEQGSIYAIEGPQDMDLDVKGVSTEKQNEHRAQLRRKNTVMALDVLIMMVADRKIQSFLRLIFLNMPEKFSVLSQRLSLVEAHKMELETLLTANHKIDDLLMNMRRVSNTAYQPNNKRLLGVLGNMKYGGSMLGQFTGAGRAACWVIFDIYVENAIDGKHLSAISAIEVLKEMTKTLQAINEASWQETFKALWISALRLVQRAREPLEGPIPHLDSRLCMLLALIPLSIGAILKEETDVHGAQGSKSLPKTSGLVSSLQDLIQYSGLLVPPSSVVNAANAAASKAAAFKANYKSGGGNPGMMGQNDSSTKTVGNMLHLIVEACISRNLIDTSSYLWPSYVVSSGHLKDATLPQESPWLNFMQGAPLSGPLIDALIATPASSTTELDRLYHIALNGSEEEKSAAAKILCGASFVCGWNIQEYVVRMVVKLLSPPLPSNSSTQGSMSHYLAQMSTLNALLLGISYGDAIHIISLYGMVPDVAAALMPICEVFGSIPPPSNHKPAIVGEISVYSVFSCAFLCLLRLWKFYKPPQEYCLAGRGGSVRLELTLDYLLLMRNNHIDFANSSASSRNSSNNIGPLNEVPAQPLYIDSFPKLRAWYFQNQACIASTLSGLCNKNPVHQVANKILSMICRKMNKPVVSSGNLSSTSSSSVSGSSVSTPDDYQRPTVPAWEFLEAVPFVLEAVLTACAHGRFSSRDLTTSLRDLVDFLPASIAAIVSYFLAEITRGIWKMVPMNGTEWPSPGASLHSIEAEIKEILASAGIQIPSCYPRGVPPMLPLPMAALVSLTITFKLDKSSEYIHAISGQALENCAGGSSWPSMPIIAALWTQKVRRWHDFIILSCLRSPFGRDKDAVAQLIQSCFSSFLRSSCSGSDFTANRGVGALMGDAITGQGLQLPMAPGFIYLRTCRTFHDTYFVSEVILKQVIEWADKLANGFSSSGPPQLKSGRTPLSSAACMAHQVAMLGGGLLCVAGGPLLVQVLYEETLPTLLLSAREESMKDPGPVSSTLQGYAMANMLFFCGSLLWGAERTSPVMKLSFLSRRPRVVGNHMDFMAGVLDGHILLGCDHGTWKAYVSRFVFLVVKFVPSWLRDIKLDTLKKIASGLRSWNEHDLALALLERGGPQAISTVVDTLL, translated from the exons atggtgcccgccgggggcgggggaggggagCTGGAGAGGAGGGTGATGGCGGCGCTGAAGGCGTCGGAGGCGCGTGGGGACCAGCCGCTGGTGTGGGCGGTGGAGGTGGcccgcgtcgtcgccggggagggggcggggctcCCCAGCGCGGACCTCGCCGGGATCCTCGTCTCCAACCTCTGCTTCGCGCACAACTCCCCCTCGCTGTGGAAGCTCGTCGGCCACGCCGTGGCCTCCCGCCTCCTCTGCCCGCTCCACGTCCTCGCGCTCCTCACCCCGAG GGTGCTGCCGCAGCGGCGGGCGCAGCCTGAGGCGTACCGGCTCTACCTGGAGTTGCTGAGAAGTAACGTCACATCCTCCTTTCTCTCCATGGAGGCCGGGCCTAATCGAGACAA gaTAACAAAGTCCATCGATGATGCTTTGCAACTGTCAAAGATTTATGGATTTTCTGGAATCGACAATGGACAAGTCATCATTTtctttatgatgtttgtaatcACCAAACTGATCGATTGCACACTTGAAGACTGTGGCTTTCCATCCGGGCTGACAGAGGAGCAGGGGAGCATTTACGCTATTGAAGGGCCACAGGATATGGACTTAGATGTCAAAGGGGTTTCAACTGAGAAGCAAAACGAGCACCGTGCACAACTACGCCGGAAGAACACTGTTATGGCTTTAGATGTGTTGATTATGATGGTTGCTGATAGGAAGATCCAATCATTTCTGCGCTTGATATTCCTGAACAT GCCTGAAAAGTTCAGTGTGTTAAGCCAGAGGTTGAGCTTGGTTGAAGCTCACAAAATGGAATTGGAGACACTATTGACTGCTAATCATAAAATTGATGATCTGTTGATGAATATGCGGAGGGTTAGCAATACAGCCTATCAACCAAACAACAAAAGGCTTTTGGGTGTTCTTGGTAACATGAAATATGGTGGCTCCATGCTGGGCCAGTTTACTGGAGCTGGGAGAGCTGCATGCTGGGTTATATTTGACATATATGTTGAGAATGCAATTGATGGAAAACATCTAAGCGCCATATCTGCTATTGAGGTTCTGAAAG AAATGACCAAGACACTCCAAGCAATTAATGAGGCGAGTTGGCAGGAAACCTTTAAAGCTCTTTGGATTTCTGCCCTTCGCCTTGTACAGCGG GCTAGAGAACCTCTCGAAGGACCAATTCCTCATCTAGATTCAAGACTATGCATGCTATTAGCTCTTATTCCATTATCAATTGGTGCAATTCTTAAAGAAGAAACTGATGTCCATGGAGCTCAAGGAAGCAAAAGTCTTCCAAAAACATCAGGACTTGTATCATCACTCCAGGATTTGATCCAGTATTCAGGACTTCTAGTACCTCCTTCATCAGTGGTAAATGCAGCCAATGCTGCAGCCTCAAAAGCAGCAGCATTTAAGGCCAACTATAAGTCTGGAGGTGGCAACCCTGGCATGATGGGCCAAAATGACTCTTCGACAAAAACTG TTGGGAATATGCTACATCTTATAGTTGAAGCCTGTATTTCAAGGAATTTGATTGATACATCTTCTTACTTATGGCCCAGCTATGTTGTATCATCTGGGCATTTGAAAGATGCGACATTACCCCAAGAATCCCCCTGGTTAAACTTTATGCAAGGAGCACCACTTTCAGGTCCACTTATTGATGCTCTGATTGCTACTCCTGCTTCAAG CACCACAGAATTGGATAGGTTATATCACATAGCATTAAATGGTTCAGAGGAGGAAAAATCAGCTGCTGCAAAAATTCTTTGTGGTGCATCATTTGTTTGTGGTTGGAATATCCAG GAATATGTGGTCCGCATGGTGGTCAAGCTATTATCACCTCCATTGCCCTCAAATTCCTCAACACAGGGCAGCATGAGCCACTACCTTGCTCAGATGTCTACATTAAATGCACTCTTGCTTGGTATTTCTTATGGTGATGCTATCCACATTATTTCTTTGTATGGAATG GTTCCAGATGTTGCTGCAGCTTTAATGCCAATCTGTGAAGTTTTTGGGTCTATACCACCTCCATCTAACCACAAGCCTGCCATTGTTGGTGAAATATCAGTTTATTCGGTCTTCTCTTGTGCATTTCTTTGTCTTCTTCGACTGTGGAAATTTTATAAACCCCCTCAAGAATACTGTCTAGCTGGACGTGGAGGCTCAGTTAGATTGGAGCTTACTCTGGACTACTTGCTGTTAATGCGCAATAACCATATTGACTTTGCAAATTCATCTGCCAGTAGTAGAAACTCTAGCAACAACATAGGTCCATTAAATGAGGTTCCTGCTCAACCACTTTATATTGATTCTTTCCCCAAGTTAAGGGCTTGGTATTTTCAGAATCAAGCTTGCATAGCTTCAACCCTTTCTGGTCTTTGCAACAAAAATCCTGTTCATCAAGTTGCAAACAAGATTTTGAGTATGATTTGCAGAAAAATGAACAAACCTGTTGTATCATCTGGCAATCTTTCATCCACTTCTAGCAGTAGTGTCAGTGGTTCCTCTGTAAGTACACCAGATGATTACCAAAGGCCAACAGTTCCTGCATGGGAATTTTTAGAAGCTGTTCCTTTTGTTCTTGAAGCTGTTCTTACAGCATGTGCTCATGGACGGTTTTCCAGCCGAGACTTGACTACAA GTTTGAGAGATCTTGTGGACTTCTTGCCAGCTTCTATTGCAGCAATTGTTAGCTACTTCTTAGCAGAAATTACACGAGGAATCTGGAAAATGGTCCCGATGAATGGAACTGAATGGCCTAGTCCTGGTGCTTCTCTTCATTCCATCGAAGCAGAAATAAAGGAAATTCTCGCATCTGCTGGCATTCAGATTCCCAGCTGCTATCCAC GTGGTGTACCACCAATGCTTCCTTTACCAATGGCTGCGCTGGTCAGCTTAACAATTACATTTAAGCTTGATAAGAGTTCAGAGTATATCCATGCGATCAGTGGCCAGGCACTAGAGAACTGCGCAGGGGGCAGTTCCTGGCCAAGTATGCCCATCATAGCAGCCTTATGGACACAGAAAGTCAGAAGATGGCATGACTTTATCATCCTCTCTTGTCTGCGTTCTCCATTCGGCAGAGATAAAGATGCAGTTGCACAGCTCATCCAAAGTTGCTTCTCATCCTTTCTACGGTCCTCGTGCAGTGGGTCTGACTTTACTGCAAACCGTGGAGTTGGTGCCTTAATGGGAGATGCAATCACCGGCCAAGGTCTTCAGCTTCCCATGGCTCCTGGTTTCATTTACCTGAGAACTTGTCGAACATTCCATGACACCTACTTTGTGAGTGAGGTAATCCTGAAGCAAGTCATTGAGTGGGCTGACAAACTTGCAAATGGATTCTCTTCCAGTGGCCCTCCACAGTTAAAATCAGGACGCACGCCACTATCCAGCGCTGCATGTATGGCGCATCAAGTTGCGATGCTTGGTGGGGGACTCCTGTGTGTTGCAGGTGGACCTCTTCTGGTCCAGGTATTGTATGAGGAGACCTTGCCTACGCTGCTGCTATCAGCTCGAGAAGAGAGTATGAAAGACCCTGGACCAGTTTCAAGCACACTCCAAGGTTACGCCATGGCCAACATGCTCTTCTTCTGTGGTAGTCTGCTCTGGGGAGCGGAAAGAACTTCTCCTGTCATGAAATTGTCTTTCCTGTCAAGAAGGCCACGAGTGGTGGGAAACCATATGGATTTCATGGCGGGTGTATTGGATGGGCACATTCTTCTGGGTTGTGACCATGGCACCTGGAAGGCATATGTATCGCGCTTTGTGTTCCTGGTGGTGAAGTTTGTCCCGTCATGGTTGCGGGACATTAAACTGGACACGCTAAAGAAGATAGCGTCTGGGCTTCGGAGTTGGAATGAGCACGATCTTGCATTGGCTCTACTTGAGCGAGGAGGACCTCAGGCAATCTCCACTGTAGTCGACACCTTGTTGTGA
- the LOC127780232 gene encoding probable galacturonosyltransferase 7 isoform X2 encodes MKATLLPPPPPAKRRRGPRVAVLALFLCSLLVPLAFLFDRSQSGYVTTDERRRQEVVLPEFHHVEKADGDGTVNGLNQDAPKKTPKVNSGGLQKHKQTDRHTSRISTKPKVLPSPKVDPSEAVKESTQGTREVSKVRKRLDKGTNTDEVENEKACQLEFGSYCLWSREHKVVMKDSIVKRLKDQLFVARSYYPSIAKLEGQEELTVLMKQNIQDHERVLSVSTVDADLPSFINKKMEQMEQTIARAKSCTVDCRNVDRKLRQILDMTEDEAHFHMKQSAFLYNLGAQTLPKSHHCLSMRHYVILSKNILAASVVINSTVNSSKDPKKIIFHILTDAQNFYAMKYWFDKKSYREAAVHVVNYEDIIKEKLTKFNVRHLYLSEEFRVLVRSTEQPAGKTRMEYLSLFSHSHFFIPEIFKDLNKVVVLDDDVVVQRDLSFLWSLDMGDKVNGAIEFCGLRLGQVRNLLGSTTVDTKSCAWMSGINVINLDKWRKHKVTENYLLLLKKFLTKDETSLRAAAFPLSLLSFQHLIYPLDERLILSGLGYDYAIDEDVARSSAALHYNGNMKPWLELGIPSYRRYWKRFLTRDDKFMDECNIIP; translated from the exons ATGAAGGcgacgctgctgccgccgccgccgccggcgaagaggcGGAGGGGGCCACGCGTGGCCGTGCTGGCGCTCTTCCTCTGCTCGCTGCTCGTTcccctcgccttcctcttcgacCGCTCTCAATCCG GGTACGTCACGACGGATGAGCGGCGCCGACAG GAGGTTGTTTTGCCTGAGTTCCATCACGTGGAGAAGGCGGATGGTGACGGTACTGTCAATGGACTGAATCAG GATGCACCAAAGAAGACGCCCAAAGTTAACAGCGGAGGGCTGCAGAAGCATAAGCAAACTGATCGACACACCTCCCGTATTAGCACTAAACCAAAAG TTCTTCCCTCACCAAAAGTTGACCCATCAGAGGCTGTGAAGGAGTCAACTCAAGGCACAAGA GAGGTTAGCAAAGTTAGAAAGAGACTAGACAAAGGCACAAACACAGATGAAGTGGAAAATGAGAAGGCTTGTCAACTTGAATTTGGTAGCTACTGTCTCTGGTCCAGAGAACACAAAGTAGTCATGAAGGACTCCATTGTGAAAAGGCTAAAAGACCAACTATTTGTGGCACGCTCATATTATCCAAGCATTGCGAAGCTTGAAGGACAGGAGGAACTTACTGTGCTAATGAAGCAAAACATACAAGACCATGAGAGGGTTCTTAGTGTATCGACTGTTGATGCTGATCTACCGTCCTT TATCAACAAGAAGATGGAGCAGATGGAGCAAACAATAGCTAGAGCAAAATCTTGCACTGTAGATTGTCGCAATGTTGACAGGAAACTTCGTCAGATACTTGACATGACTGAGGATGAAGCTCACTTTCATATGAAGCAGAGTGCATTCCTCTACAACCTTGGTGCTCAGACGTTGCCTAAGAGTCATCACTGTCTATCTATGAG GCACTATGTCATACTATCTAAGAACATCCTTGCTGCTTCGGTTGTTATCAACTCAACAGTGAACAGTTCAAAG gacccaaaaaaaatcatttttcatatcTTAACTGATGCTCAAAATTTCTATGCCATGAAATACTGGTTTGACAAAAAGTCATACAGAGAGGCAGCTGTCCATGTCGTGAACTATGAGGATATTATCAAGGAGAAGTTAACAAAGTTTAATGTGCGGCACCTGTATCTGTCCGAGGAGTTCCGTGTTCTTGTTAGGAGTACTGAGCAACCTGCTGGGAAGACAAGAATGGAATACCTATCATTATTTAGTCACTCACATTTCTTCATTCCAGAAATATTTAAGGATCTAAATAAGGTGGTTGtgttggatgatgatgtggttgttcaACGTGATCTTTCTTTCTTGTGGTCTCTTGATATGGGGGACAAGGTAAATGGTGCTATCGAATTTTGTGGTTTAAGACTGGGTCAAGTGAGAAATCTCTTGGGTAGTACAACAGTTGATACCAAGTCATGTGCATGGATGTCTGGAATAAATGTTATAAATTTGGATAAATGGAGGAAGCACAAAGTTACAGAGAACTACCTGCTGCTTCTGAAAAAG TTCTTGACGAAGGATGAGACATCTCTGCGAGCAGCAGCCTTTCCTCTAAGTTTGTTATCTTTCCAACACCTCATTTATCCCCTTGATGAGAGGTTGATTCTATCTGGACTTGGATATGATTATGCAATTGATGAAGACGTTGCACGGAGTTCTGCAGCATTGCACTACAATGGCAATATGAAACCTTGGCTTGAATTAGGTATACCAAGCTACAGGAGATACTGGAAGAGGTTCCTAACTCGAGACGATAAATTCATGGATGAGTGCAACATAATTCCCTGA
- the LOC127778460 gene encoding uncharacterized protein LOC127778460 codes for MEAALKTYFGFSGFRSYQREIIQKVLEGRDCLVVMATGSGKSICYQIPPLVTKKTAVVVSPLLSLMQDQVMSLKQHGVKSEYLGSTQTDISVSGQAEKGAFDVLYMTPEKAVSLPSRFWSNLQAAGICLLAVDEAHCISEWGHDFRTEYKQLHMLRDLLVGVPFVALTATATQRVRGDIATSLTLRNPHIVVGSFDRPNLFYGVKSCNRSMAFINELVKDVSKNCTVGGSTIIYCTTIRETEQVHEALVAAGIKSSIYHGRMGNKAREESHRSFVRDEVLVMVATIAFGMGIDKPDVRCVIHYGCPKSLESYYQESGRCGRDGLPSVCWLYYQRSDFMKSDFYCAEAKSQTHRKAIMESFMAAQKYCLLATCHRKFLLQYFGEDRTTDCGNCENCTRTKNERDLSKESFLLLSCIKSCGGRWGLNLPIDVLRGSRVKKIVENNFDKLPLHGRGKDYPPNWWKALGGLLLAHDYLKETVHDTFRSISVSPNGYKLLSTADKGDGASLFLQLTAEMIELEGHGGSQCKEEGLNPLGPSESEKISEDELKIYQVLLNVRMQLAQDIGTAPYAICGDQTLRNFAKFRPSTIARLANIDGVNQHFISHYGSIFIQNITQLAKELNLPVDDLSAVESIPAAPKPTQNNLPRSLGGAKFCSWELWQKMKFSFQKVAHYRRAVPIKEKTVISYILDAARDGCEMDWSRFCEEVGLTHEIASQIRLAITKLGSHEKLKPIKDELPENVTYEMIQTFLAIEGLGLSDQVFGTVPTDGIQSKTSEAPKTTSNGSEVGADVCDASPLTKRGQTDGSLICGDEPASKLQKIDGQGVNSTAATGATEDAILELVEGRNGVSLEDVVKHFNGSKRECVVEMLDNLEGNFLVYKKNGCYMIM; via the exons ATGGAGGCAGCTCTGAAG acgtATTTCGGCTTCTCGGGGTTCCGTTCGTACCAGCGGGAGATCATACAGAAGGTCCTGGAAGGCCGGGATTGCTTGGTCGTCATGGCCACCGGCAGCGGCAAGTCGATCTG TTATCAAATCCCACCACTTGTTACAAAGAAGACAGCTGTTGTTGTCAGCCCTCTTCTGTCATTGATGCAAGACCAG GTCATGAGCTTAAAGCAGCATGGCGTGAAGTCTGAATACCTTGGCAGCACCCAAACAGACATCTCTGTTAGCGGTCAGGCTGAAAAAGGCGCATTCGATGTTCTGTACATGACACCAGAGAAAGCTGTCTCACTTCCTTCAAG GTTTTGGAGTAACTTGCAGGCTGCCGGAATCTGCTTGTTGGCTGTCGATGAAGCACACTGCATATCAGAATGGGGCCACGATTTCAG AACGGAGTACAAACAGTTGCATATGTTGCGTGACCTTCTTGTGGGTGTTCCCTTTGTCGCTTTAACTGCAACAGCCACACAAAG GGTACGTGGAGACATTGCCACTTCCTTGACCCTGCGCAATCCTCACATTGTGGTAGGATCATTTGATCGTCCTAACCTTTTCTATGGCGTGAAATCATGCAACCGGTCTATGGCCTTTATCAATGAACTTGTGAAGGATGTCTCAAAGAACTGTACTGTGGGTGGCTCAACAATAATATACTGTACTACCATCCGAGAGACTGAACAG GTGCATGAGGCATTGGTTGCTGCTGGAATCAAGTCCAGCATTTACCATGGTAGAATGGGAAATAAAGCTAGAGAGGAATCACATAG ATCGTTTGTTAGAGATGAAGTACTTGTGATGGTGGCTACCATTGCTTTTGGAATGGGAATCGACAAGCCAGATGTTAGATGTGTAATACATTATGGATGTCCAAAGAGCCTGGAATCCTACTACCAGGAAAGTGGGCGTTGTGGAAGAGATGGACTGCCTTCAGTCTGCTGGCTATATTACCAAAGAAGTGATTTTATGAAATCTGATTTCTATTGTGCTGAAGCTAAAAGT CAAACTCATCGAAAAGCCATCATGGAGTCCTTCATGGCAGCACAAAAATATTGCCTGCTTGCTACATGTCACAGAAAATTCTTGCTGCAGTACTTTGGCGAAGACCGCACCACTGACTGTG GTAATTGTGAAAATTGCACAAGGACAAAAAACGAGAGGGATTTGTCAAAAGAATCCTTCTTGTTGCTGTCCTGCATTAAGTCCTGTGGTGGACGGTGGGGCCTTAATTTGCCTATTGATGTTCTCCGTGGATCACGT GTCAAGAAAATCGTTGAAAACAATTTTGATAAACTTCCATTGCATGGGCGGGGAAAAGACTATCCACCAAACTGGTGGAAAGCTCTTGGCGGCCTGCTTTTAGCACATG ATTATTTAAAGGAGACTGTCCATGATACATTTAGATCCATCAG TGTTAGTCCTAATGGGTACAAGCTTCTATCCACTGCTGATAAAGGGGATGGAGCATCGCTGTTTTTACAGCTGACTGCAGAGATGATTGAGCTAGAGGGGCATGGTGGTTCACAGTGTAAAGAAGAGGGCTTAAATCCTTTGGGCCCATCAGAATCTGAAAAAATTTCTGAG GATGAATTGAAAATCTACCAAGTACTCTTGAATGTCAGGATGCAACTTGCACAAGATATTGGAACGGCGCC GTACGCTATATGTGGTGATCAGACACTAAGAAACTTTGCGAAGTTCAGGCCTAGCACCATAGCTAGGTTGGCTAATATTGATGGTGTTAACCAG CACTTCATCTCGCATTACGGCAGTATTTTCATCCAAAATATCACACAATTGGCAAAAGAATTGAATCTTCCTGTGGATGATTTATCGGCTGTAGAAAGTATACCTGCTGCTCCAAAACCTACACAAAATAATCTCCCAAGGAGTTTGGGTGGCGCGAAATTTTGTTCATGGGAATTGTGGCAGAAAATGAAGTTTTCGTTCCAGAAAGTTGCG CATTACCGCAGAGCAGTACCAATAAAAGAGAAAACAGTCATTTCCTACATACTTGATGCTGCTCGAGATGGATGTGAGATGGACTGGAGTAGGTTTTGTGAGGAGGTAGGACTTACACATGAGATAGCCTCACAGATCCGTCTTGCCATTACAAAGCTTGGATCACATGAAAAGTTGAAGCCAATCAAAGATGAACTTCCAGAAAAT GTAACTTATGAGATGATCCAGACATTCTTGGCAATTGAGGGACTTGGATTGTCGGATCAAGTTTTTGGTACTGTTCCTACTGATGGGATCCAGTCCAAGACATCAGAGGCACCAAAGACCACCTCCAATGGAAGTGAAGTTGGCGCAGATGTTTGTGATGCAAGCCCTTTGACAAAGAGAGGCCAAACTGATGGGTCATTGATTTGTGGTGATGAGCCAGCAAGTAAACTACAAAAGATAGACGGGCAAGGTGTAAATTCTACTGCCGCAACCGGTGCCACAGAGGATGCAATACTAGAACTGGTTGAAGGACGCAATGGG GTTTCGTTGGAGGATGTTGTCAAGCACTTCAATGGGTCGAAAAGAGAATGTGTCGTCGAGATGTTGGACAATCTGGAAGGCAATTTTCTGGTGTACAAGAAGAATGGCTGCTACATGATTATGTGA
- the LOC127780610 gene encoding probable calcium-binding protein CML24: protein MEGEQQQQQQQQQSVAAVRPSLGKAPSPSFRLRNGSLNAVRLRRVFDLFDRNGDGEITVDELAQALDALGLEADRADLAATVGAHVPDGAAGLRFEDFESLHRALGDALFGSLDVPEDGGGGGGDEEMKEAFKVFDVDGDGFISASELQEVLKKLGMPEARSLANVREMICNVDRDSDGRVDFGEFKCMMQGITVFGA from the coding sequence ATGGaaggcgagcagcagcagcagcagcagcagcagcagagcgtCGCGGCGGTGAGGCCGTCGCTGGGGaaggcgccgtcgccgtcgttccgGCTCCGGAACGGCAGCCTCAACGCGGTGCGCCTCCGCAGGGTGTTCGACCTGTTCGAccgcaacggcgacggcgagatcaCCGTGGACGAGCTGGCGCAGGCGCTGGACGCGCTTGGCCTCGAGGCCGACCGCGCCGACCTggccgccaccgtcggcgcCCACGTCCccgacggcgcggcggggctCCGGTTCGAGGACTTCGAGTCCCTCCACCGCGCCCTCGGCGACGCGCTCTTCGGCTCGCTGGACGTccccgaggacggcggcggcggcggcggcgacgaggagatgAAGGAGGCGTTCAAGGTGTTCGACGTGGATGGCGACGGGTTCATCTCCGCCTCCGAGCTGCAGGAGGTGCTGAAGAAGCTCGGGATGCCGGAGGCCCGCAGCCTGGCCAACGTGCGGGAGATGATCTGCAACGTCGACCGCGACAGCGACGGCCGCGTCGACTTCGGCGAGTTCAAGTGCATGATGCAGGGGATCACCGTCTTTGGCGCCTGA